A genomic segment from Syntrophotalea acetylenivorans encodes:
- a CDS encoding adenylosuccinate synthase, translating to MANVVIVGSQWGDEGKGKVVDIYTEHADQVVRFQGGNNAGHTLVVGDEKTVLHLIPSGILHKGKRCLIGNGVVLDPQVFLQEIKQLKQKGYLQDDSQLVIDGNAHIIMPYHKAIDVAREKKSGARKIGTTGRGIGPTYEDKIGRRGIRVADLVNPEIFARKVKEFLPEKNFLLEQYLGVAPLDETAILEEYNAYGQTLAKYMGNISLLVNNSITEGRKVLFEGAQGCLLDIDHGTYPYVTSSSTISGSACIGAGVGPRFLDQVIGISKAYVTRVGEGPFPTELHDEMGQKLREAGNEFGSTTGRPRRCGWFDAVALRYAVRASGMTGLAITKMDVLNELETIKLCTAYAYRGELLEDFPNDLEILKECTPVYEEVEGWQSDLCDATSYEELPEKAKAYLKKLEEVSGCPIILVSVGPRRDQTIQLSNPFQA from the coding sequence ATGGCTAATGTAGTGATCGTAGGCTCCCAATGGGGCGATGAAGGTAAAGGCAAGGTCGTTGACATCTACACTGAGCATGCCGACCAGGTAGTCCGCTTTCAGGGCGGCAACAATGCCGGCCACACCTTGGTGGTGGGCGATGAAAAGACCGTTTTGCACCTGATCCCTTCAGGCATCCTGCACAAAGGCAAGCGCTGCCTGATCGGTAATGGCGTAGTCCTTGACCCTCAGGTCTTCCTGCAGGAAATCAAACAATTAAAGCAGAAGGGCTACCTGCAGGACGACTCTCAGCTGGTCATCGACGGCAACGCCCATATCATCATGCCTTACCACAAGGCCATCGATGTCGCCCGGGAAAAAAAGTCGGGCGCGCGCAAAATCGGCACTACCGGGCGCGGCATCGGTCCGACCTACGAGGACAAGATCGGCCGGCGCGGTATTCGGGTCGCCGACCTGGTGAATCCCGAGATCTTTGCCCGCAAGGTTAAAGAGTTTCTGCCGGAGAAAAACTTTCTGCTTGAGCAATACCTCGGCGTCGCCCCCCTCGATGAAACCGCTATCCTCGAAGAGTACAATGCCTACGGCCAAACCCTGGCCAAGTACATGGGCAATATCTCCTTATTGGTCAACAACAGCATTACAGAGGGCCGCAAGGTACTCTTCGAAGGAGCCCAGGGCTGCCTGCTCGACATTGACCACGGCACCTACCCCTACGTGACGTCCTCTTCCACTATTTCAGGTAGCGCCTGCATCGGCGCCGGAGTGGGCCCACGTTTCCTCGACCAGGTGATCGGCATCTCCAAAGCCTATGTCACCCGGGTCGGAGAAGGCCCCTTCCCTACCGAACTACATGATGAAATGGGCCAGAAACTGCGCGAAGCAGGCAACGAATTCGGATCCACCACCGGCCGGCCCCGGCGCTGCGGCTGGTTCGATGCCGTGGCTCTGCGCTATGCAGTGCGCGCCAGCGGCATGACCGGGTTGGCTATTACCAAGATGGACGTACTCAACGAGTTGGAAACCATCAAACTCTGTACCGCCTATGCCTATCGGGGTGAACTGCTGGAAGACTTTCCCAACGACCTCGAAATCCTCAAGGAATGCACCCCGGTCTACGAGGAAGTCGAAGGTTGGCAGAGTGACCTCTGCGACGCAACCAGCTACGAAGAACTGCCGGAAAAAGCCAAGGCGTATTTGAAAAAACTGGAAGAGGTCAGCGGCTGTCCGATCATTCTGGTTTCGGTCGGCCCCCGGCGCGATCAGACCATCCAATTGAGCAACCCTTTTCAGGCCTGA
- a CDS encoding ATP phosphoribosyltransferase regulatory subunit produces the protein MTVTQQTISEAMLPKGVKDFLPIKAAKIEQLKQTLHEVFHRWAFRPVIPPSLEFLHVLEKGLGEGLREKTFRFDDRQDGKLVAFSPDITPQVARIVATRMQHAPLPQRLCYSGQVLRHAEQQAGKDREIFQAGVELIGLDGPEADAEMIAMAVECLQALGAEEFTIDIGQVEFFRGVMADLPLSPEQARQLQCAIGRKDNSGLMELLQELSLNDREKQAILALPRLFGGREVLDRAEEAVINDRSRTALDNLKQVLEVLEVYGVEKHITFDLGELRGVDYHTGITFQGFLSGLGQAVCSGGRYDNLTARYGLPAPATGFAFNLLHLLNAFDKQLEKSAAKYADVLIFQTGSNKQPAQLAAQSLRQKGYSVARDIIERQLEDSIQYAHKMNYRFVMVVGEPDETVRLIQLADDNEQQIPYRSLLAEGFCL, from the coding sequence TTGACCGTTACGCAGCAAACCATTTCGGAAGCCATGCTCCCAAAAGGGGTAAAAGACTTCCTGCCGATTAAGGCGGCTAAAATAGAGCAACTCAAGCAAACCCTGCATGAGGTTTTTCACCGCTGGGCCTTTCGCCCCGTCATTCCGCCTTCACTGGAATTTCTCCACGTCCTGGAAAAAGGCCTGGGAGAAGGGCTGCGGGAAAAGACCTTCCGTTTCGACGACCGTCAAGACGGTAAGCTGGTGGCCTTTTCGCCGGACATTACACCGCAAGTGGCTCGCATTGTTGCCACCCGCATGCAACATGCACCACTGCCTCAGCGCCTCTGCTACAGCGGTCAGGTACTGCGCCACGCCGAACAGCAAGCCGGCAAGGATCGGGAAATTTTTCAGGCCGGCGTCGAACTCATCGGCCTTGACGGCCCAGAGGCCGATGCGGAAATGATCGCCATGGCCGTCGAATGTCTGCAGGCCCTCGGCGCCGAAGAATTTACCATCGATATCGGCCAAGTGGAATTTTTTCGCGGCGTGATGGCCGACCTGCCCCTCTCCCCGGAGCAGGCCCGCCAACTGCAATGCGCCATCGGCCGCAAGGACAATTCCGGCCTGATGGAATTATTGCAGGAGCTGAGCCTAAACGACCGTGAAAAACAAGCCATTCTGGCCCTGCCCCGGCTGTTCGGCGGCAGAGAAGTTCTCGATCGGGCGGAAGAAGCCGTTATCAATGACCGCTCCCGGACGGCCCTGGACAATCTGAAACAAGTATTGGAAGTGCTCGAGGTCTACGGCGTTGAAAAACACATCACCTTTGATCTCGGCGAACTGCGCGGCGTTGATTACCACACCGGCATTACTTTTCAGGGTTTTCTCAGCGGCCTGGGCCAAGCGGTCTGCTCCGGCGGTCGCTACGACAACCTGACCGCCCGCTACGGCCTGCCGGCTCCGGCAACGGGCTTTGCTTTTAACCTGCTGCACCTGCTGAACGCCTTCGACAAACAACTGGAGAAAAGCGCGGCTAAATATGCCGACGTGCTGATCTTCCAGACCGGCAGCAACAAACAACCGGCCCAACTCGCCGCCCAATCCCTGCGCCAGAAAGGCTACTCGGTCGCCCGGGACATCATCGAAAGGCAACTGGAAGACAGCATTCAGTATGCCCACAAAATGAATTACCGCTTTGTCATGGTAGTCGGCGAACCGGATGAAACAGTCCGACTCATCCAACTTGCCGACGACAATGAGCAACAAATACCCTATCGGTCCCTGCTGGCCGAGGGCTTTTGTCTGTAA
- the serA gene encoding phosphoglycerate dehydrogenase, whose translation MKVLVSDIFSAEGLAVFEEAAGIELDYRPGISSEELLQAVQNAEALVVRGGTQITAEVLDAAPCLRVVGRAGIGIENLDLETANRKGVIVMNTPFGSTTTAAEHSIAMLMALSRQIPEANRSTKEGHWENQRFLGVEINGKTLGVVGAGKIGSLVIEQALGLKMRVIVYDPYLAEDVITKKGAEAVDFDTLLRRSDFISLHVPLTAETVNLFDEEALARVKPGCRIINCAVGGLIDETALAAAIEKKQVAGAALDAFANEPPKADNPLLAMEQVICTPHLRTATVDAQINVTVQVARQIVDFLQKGIVANALNMPSINAERLSEIRPYLDLAERLGKFQAQRGIKGLQQITIEYSGGVTEHPSRPLTNALLKGLLEPIVGPSVNHVNAPHLARERGIQVVERSCDMSLEFANLIRLTVVGSDGESSVSGSLFGDQDYRIVRVDDHHVEAVPDGHILVMHNQDCPGVIGFIGQVFGESGINIAMMGLSRRKIQGRAISLITVDSKIPEEVLQRLRSNPHIISAVQVNL comes from the coding sequence ATGAAGGTTCTGGTTTCTGACATATTTTCCGCCGAAGGACTGGCGGTGTTTGAAGAAGCCGCTGGCATCGAACTCGATTACCGGCCGGGCATCTCTTCCGAAGAACTGTTGCAGGCGGTGCAAAATGCCGAAGCCCTAGTAGTACGCGGCGGCACCCAGATCACTGCCGAAGTGCTCGATGCAGCACCCTGTTTGCGGGTTGTGGGGCGGGCTGGCATCGGCATCGAAAACCTGGACCTGGAGACGGCCAATCGCAAGGGGGTCATTGTGATGAACACCCCCTTTGGCAGCACCACGACCGCCGCAGAACATTCCATTGCCATGCTGATGGCTCTGAGTCGGCAGATCCCTGAAGCGAACCGTTCGACCAAGGAAGGCCACTGGGAAAACCAGCGCTTTCTCGGTGTGGAAATCAACGGCAAAACCCTCGGAGTCGTCGGCGCCGGCAAAATCGGCAGCCTGGTTATTGAACAGGCCCTGGGTTTAAAGATGCGGGTTATCGTATACGACCCCTACCTGGCCGAAGACGTGATTACCAAAAAGGGTGCGGAAGCCGTTGATTTTGACACCCTGCTCAGGCGCTCCGACTTTATCTCGCTGCATGTTCCACTGACCGCGGAAACAGTCAATCTGTTTGACGAAGAAGCCCTGGCGCGAGTTAAACCAGGCTGCCGCATCATTAATTGCGCTGTCGGCGGCCTGATCGATGAAACCGCCCTGGCCGCCGCCATCGAAAAAAAGCAAGTGGCCGGCGCGGCCTTGGATGCCTTTGCCAATGAGCCTCCCAAGGCCGACAACCCGTTGCTGGCCATGGAACAGGTCATCTGTACCCCACACCTGCGCACAGCCACCGTTGATGCCCAGATCAACGTGACGGTTCAGGTCGCCCGGCAGATTGTCGATTTTCTACAGAAGGGCATCGTCGCCAACGCGCTTAATATGCCCTCGATCAATGCTGAACGGCTCAGCGAAATTCGTCCCTATTTAGACTTGGCTGAGCGTCTTGGTAAATTTCAGGCTCAGCGAGGGATCAAAGGGCTGCAACAAATCACTATTGAATATTCCGGAGGCGTGACTGAACATCCGTCCCGGCCTTTAACCAATGCCCTGCTCAAGGGTTTGCTGGAACCGATTGTCGGCCCTTCAGTCAACCACGTTAACGCCCCCCACTTGGCGCGGGAACGAGGCATCCAGGTCGTGGAACGAAGTTGCGACATGTCCCTGGAATTCGCCAACCTGATTCGGCTGACCGTGGTCGGTAGCGATGGCGAAAGTTCAGTGAGCGGCTCCCTGTTTGGCGACCAGGACTACCGCATCGTCCGGGTCGACGACCACCACGTAGAGGCCGTTCCCGACGGCCATATTCTGGTTATGCACAATCAAGACTGCCCGGGGGTGATCGGCTTCATCGGGCAAGTCTTTGGGGAGTCAGGCATCAACATCGCCATGATGGGCTTATCACGCCGCAAGATTCAGGGCAGGGCCATCTCTTTGATTACCGTGGACAGCAAGATTCCCGAAGAGGTATTACAAAGACTTCGCTCCAACCCACATATCATTTCGGCAGTACAGGTCAATCTCTGA